TTGGGCATAGTCCACCATGCGATCGGGGGTGCGGTGGGCCGAGACGATCGCCACCTCATGGGCAATACCGAACTCTTCGCAGACGGCGATCGCCGCCGCCATGGTGGGCAGGTCGGAATCGCTGCCCATAATAATGCCAATTTGGGGATCCATCATGGTTAGTCCCCGATCGCATTCATCAGGACTTCCATCAGGGGCACCTCAGCCATTTCGTCCATGGTGATGGCATCACAAATATCAAACTTAGCCCCCACTTCTTGCAGTTGGTCATCCAAGGCTTTAAGAAATTGGTACGCTCCGGCATCGTTGCCCACTTGGATAAAGGAAATGGCCAATTCTGCATCCTGATCCATGCGTTGGGTAGCCGCCACAATGGTAGCGATGACTTCACGGCGATCGCTGGGTTCCCCATCGGTAATGACCAACAGGGTCTCCCCCTCTTTGGTAATTTGGCCCGCTGCTTTGCGCTGGAAAAAGTTATCCATGGCATCCTTGAGGGGAGGGGCTAAATTGGTTCCCCCCATGGGATCGTTCTCCAGGAAAATGGTTTCCACTTGGCCCGATGTCACATTGTCATAGCGCTTAAAACGGCTGGAAAAGGTATAAACCGTAATGCCATCAGGATCCAGTTGTTCACACTTGCGGGCCACCGCTAGGGTAGACTCCTGGGCGGAAACCCAACGGCTGACACCACCGGGTTGATCCGTCAGGGACATGCTGCCACTTTTGTCCAAAATTAGGGTGTAGTCACGATTTTTCATGGTTAAGTCCAGGGTGTGTTCAGGGTCTATCAAGGGGAATTAGTCAGCTTGAGCCTAGTTTTCAGCCTAGTTTTCAGCTTGGTTTTTAGCCTAGAAACTAGCCTAGTTTTTAGCCCGGTTTTTAGCCTAGTTTTTAGCCTAGTTTCTAGCCTAATCTTCGATCGCGCTCATCAACACTTCCGCCAAGGACATCTCTGCCATATCATCCATGGTGATGGTGTCACAAATATCGAACTTAGCCCCCACTTCTTCCAGTTGATCGTCCAAGGCTTTGAGGAAGGTCTTAGCCCCTTGATCGTTACCCACTTGAATAAAGGAAATGGCTAGCTCTTCGTCCCGATCTAGGTGTTGGCTCACCGCCACAATCACATCAATGACCGATCGGCGATCGTTGGGTTCCCCATCGGTAATCACTAAGATGGTTTCCCCCTCCTTATCCAGTTGGCCCGCTGCCTTGCGCTGGAGAAAATGGGTGGTGGCATCCCGCAAGACATCGGCTAAGTTGGTTAGTCCCATGGGATCATTTTCTAAAAAGATGGTTTCCACTTGGCTAGCGGTCACATTGTCATAGCGTTTGAAGCGAGTCGAAAAGACATACACAGTCATGCCATCGGGATCTAACTGCTCACACTTGCGGGCTACCGCTAAGGTGGATTCCTGGGCTGCAAGCCAGCGGCTCATGCCCCCCGGCTGATCGGTAGTGGACATACTGCCACTTTTATCGATAATTAAGGTGTAATCGCGGTTTTTCATCGTTTTGAGGGTTCTAAAAATTTGATGGGTCTACAACTATCAGGAGCTGGAGGATCAGAAGCTTGAGGCTCTGGGGAAAGTGACGGCCAGCCTTGCGGGCCTAATCGTCAATGGCAGCCATCAAGATTTCCGTTAAGCTCATGTCTAACATTTCATCTAAGGTAATGGTGTCACAAATATCGAATTTTGCCCCAATGTCTTGTAACTGATCATCCAAGGCTTTGAAATATTGACGGGCACCACTATCATCGCCAATTTGGATAAAGGAAATGGCGAATTCTTCATCGCGATCGAGGTGCTTCGTGGTTTCCACGATAATTTCCACCACGGCCCGTTTATCATCGGGTTCCCCATCAATAATAACAAAAAGGGTCTCCCCCTCTTTATCCAGGGTTCCGGCCTGTTTGCGCTGGAGAAAATTACGGGTTGCATCTTGAAGAACCATGGCTAAATTGGTGCGGCCCATGGGTTCATTTTCCAGGAAAATATCTTCTACTTTACTGGAGGTAACATTGTCAT
Above is a window of Prochlorothrix hollandica PCC 9006 = CALU 1027 DNA encoding:
- a CDS encoding vWA domain-containing protein codes for the protein MKNRDYTLILDKSGSMSLTDQPGGVSRWVSAQESTLAVARKCEQLDPDGITVYTFSSRFKRYDNVTSGQVETIFLENDPMGGTNLAPPLKDAMDNFFQRKAAGQITKEGETLLVITDGEPSDRREVIATIVAATQRMDQDAELAISFIQVGNDAGAYQFLKALDDQLQEVGAKFDICDAITMDEMAEVPLMEVLMNAIGD
- a CDS encoding vWA domain-containing protein, whose protein sequence is MKNRDYTLIIDKSGSMSTTDQPGGMSRWLAAQESTLAVARKCEQLDPDGMTVYVFSTRFKRYDNVTASQVETIFLENDPMGLTNLADVLRDATTHFLQRKAAGQLDKEGETILVITDGEPNDRRSVIDVIVAVSQHLDRDEELAISFIQVGNDQGAKTFLKALDDQLEEVGAKFDICDTITMDDMAEMSLAEVLMSAIED
- a CDS encoding vWA domain-containing protein encodes the protein MKNRDYTLIIDRSGSMSKADQGDGMTRWQAVQESVLALARKCEQLDPDGLTVYLFSSRFKRYDNVTSSKVEDIFLENEPMGRTNLAMVLQDATRNFLQRKQAGTLDKEGETLFVIIDGEPDDKRAVVEIIVETTKHLDRDEEFAISFIQIGDDSGARQYFKALDDQLQDIGAKFDICDTITLDEMLDMSLTEILMAAIDD